A genomic segment from [Flavobacterium] thermophilum encodes:
- the amnC gene encoding 2-aminomuconic 6-semialdehyde dehydrogenase encodes MAQEEIFGPVMAVMSFTSEEEAIRLANDVKYGLAAYVWTNDMKRGHRVSQAIESGMAWVNSPNVRDLRIPFGGTKYSGIGREGGHYGFDFYTEVQVVHVAVGDPPIPAFGKGEKQTALSAEQA; translated from the coding sequence GTGGCGCAGGAAGAAATTTTCGGACCGGTCATGGCCGTCATGTCTTTCACGAGTGAAGAAGAGGCCATTCGGTTGGCGAACGATGTGAAGTACGGATTGGCGGCGTACGTCTGGACGAACGACATGAAGCGCGGCCACCGCGTCTCCCAAGCGATCGAAAGCGGGATGGCGTGGGTCAATTCACCGAACGTCCGCGATTTGCGCATCCCGTTTGGCGGGACGAAATACAGCGGCATCGGCCGCGAAGGCGGGCATTACGGCTTTGATTTCTATACGGAAGTGCAAGTTGTCCACGTCGCGGTCGGCGATCCGCCAATCCCCGCATTCGGCAAAGGGGAGAAACAGACCGCCTTGTCTGCCGAACAGGCATAA
- the ydbD gene encoding Probable manganese catalase — MVFQRIDRLAIELPKPKYADPNAAAAVQELLGGRFGEMSTLNNYLFQSFNFRQKKKLRPFYELVASITAEEFGHVELVSNAINLCLTGSTHPGDPDTAPMKDAKDKRNTYHFIATAQTAFPGDSMGKAWTGEYVFNSGNLILDLLHNFFLECGARTHKMRVYEMTDHPTAREMIGYLLVRGGVHVLAYAKALEVATGVDVTKLLPIPNLDNRVFDAARKYEDQGVHRRLYTFSDRYYKEIVRIWKGTHPSDGQPLEVVEGAPQGGAIPDLDEVPEEFAPGISAEDFLEIAKRLQRSAGL; from the coding sequence GTGGTATTTCAGCGGATCGACCGGCTGGCGATCGAATTGCCGAAGCCGAAGTACGCGGACCCCAATGCGGCTGCCGCTGTCCAGGAGCTGCTTGGCGGCCGTTTCGGAGAAATGTCGACGTTAAACAATTATTTGTTTCAGTCATTCAATTTTCGGCAAAAAAAGAAGCTGCGCCCGTTTTACGAGTTGGTGGCGAGCATCACCGCCGAAGAGTTTGGCCATGTCGAGCTCGTGTCCAATGCGATCAACCTTTGCTTGACCGGCTCCACCCATCCAGGTGATCCGGATACAGCGCCGATGAAGGATGCGAAAGACAAGCGCAATACGTATCATTTTATCGCGACGGCGCAGACGGCGTTTCCCGGCGATTCGATGGGGAAGGCGTGGACGGGGGAGTACGTGTTCAACAGCGGCAACTTGATTTTGGATTTGCTTCACAACTTTTTCCTGGAATGCGGAGCGCGCACGCATAAAATGCGCGTCTATGAAATGACGGACCACCCTACCGCCCGCGAGATGATCGGCTACTTGCTTGTGCGCGGGGGCGTTCATGTTTTGGCGTACGCCAAGGCGTTGGAAGTGGCGACGGGCGTTGATGTGACGAAGCTTCTGCCAATCCCGAACCTCGATAACCGCGTGTTCGATGCGGCGAGAAAGTATGAGGATCAAGGCGTCCACCGCCGTCTTTATACGTTCAGCGATCGCTATTACAAAGAAATCGTCCGCATTTGGAAAGGAACCCATCCAAGCGACGGCCAGCCGCTCGAGGTGGTCGAAGGAGCGCCCCAAGGGGGGGCGATCCCCGATTTGGACGAAGTGCCGGAAGAATTCGCTCCCGGGATTTCGGCCGAAGATTTTTTGGAAATCGCCAAGCGGCTGCAGCGGTCGGCAGGGTTGTGA